Below is a window of Flavobacterium sp. N2820 DNA.
ACATCCGTGTATACTTTTGCTGAATTTTCATTGAAATTACCGGTTGAAATAAATCCATAGCGTTTAACTTTTCCTTCTTCAACACGCTCTATTACACAAATTTTACTATGCACTTTTAAACCTTTAACCCCAAAAATTAATTCGATGCCTTCGGTTTGCATTTGTTCGGAATATGAAATGTTGCTTTCTTCATCAAAACGAGCTTGTAATTCGATTTGAACCGTTACTTTTTTTCCGTTTTTGGCCGCATTTATTAACGAACTTACTATTTGTGAATTTTTTGCTAAACGGTACAATGTAATTTTTATAGAAGCTACTTTTGGATCTAGAGCGGCTTCTCGCAAAAACTTAATAATGTATGAAAATGATTGGTACGGAGCATATAACAAATAATCTTTTTTCTTTATTTTTTCTAATATACTTCCTTCTAACGATAATCCAGGAACAGGAAGAGGTACATTTTCTCTATATAATAAATCATATCGTCCTAAATTTGGAAAATTCATATAATCTCTACGATTGTGATATCTTCCACCAGGAATAATACTGTCGGAACTATCAATTTTCATTCCTTTCAAAAAATATTCTAAAGTATCTTTGCCTATGGCTTGGTCGTAAACAAATCGTACAGGTTCACCAACTCTTCGTTCTTTTACAGAAGATGAAATTTTTTCAATTAAACTTTTACTCAAATCACTATCGAATTCTAACTGAGCATCACGCGTAATTTTAATCATGTGAGCTGAAATACTTTCGTAATCAAATATGTTGAATATATTGTTTAAGTTATACCGTATAACATCATCTAAAAGAATAATATACTGTTTTTCTGAATTTGAGGGAAGTACTACAAATCGATTAACTGTATTTGGAATTTCGACTACGGCATAACGAATTTCTTTCGTAGATAATGAGAATTTACTTTTAGAATTCATTACCAATTTGACAGCTAAATATCCAGAAGTATCTTTTAAAAGCGGGAATTCTTCCAAATCATTTAACATGATTGTCACTACAGCAGGACTAACTTTTTGAATAAAATAGTCGTGAATAAAATTTTCTTGATCTTTAGAAATATCTTTTTCGCTAATGATGAAAATGTTTTCTTTTTCTAGTTTTTTTTCAATTTCGCTTAAGATTCGCAAACTTTCCGATTGATGTTCAATAACAATTTCTGTAATTTCTTTCAGTAATTGTTCAGCTGGAACCCCTAATATTTTCTCAGTTTCAGTTGATTCGAGGCTCATTCGTCGAATAGCAGCATAGCGTACTCTAAAAAATTCGTCTAAATTATTTGAAAAAATTCCTAAAAATCGAAATCTGTCTAATAAAGGAACACTTTCGTCGTTAGCTTCTTGAAGCACGCGAGCGTTAAAGGTTAGCCAACTTTTTTCGCGGTCTATATAATTATTATTTGTGTTAATCATTTTTAAAATGGCTTGGAAATAAGGTTGCAATTGTTTTTCCTTTACCTAAATTATCCCAATCATTAGTTTCAAATTGCATAGCAACCAAACCTGACGTTGGAACATTTTCAATATAAAGGTCTCCAAATTTATTAACAAAATTTGTAATAGCTTCATTATGTCCGAAAAGAATTAGGCTATCGTGTTCATTTTTACATTTTTTTATGATTTGATATAATTTTTTATCGTCAAACGTATATAAATCTTCTGTAAAATGAATTGTTTCCAAAGGTATTGATAGGTATTGTGAAAAAATATAAGCTGTTTCTGTGGTTCGTTTTGATTTACTACTCCAAACAATATAGGAATTTGGAACAATGTTAACAGATTTTGAGGCAATTAAATGCGCATCTTTAACACCACGAGAAGAAATAGATCGATCAATATCTTGCACAGGAGCATCCCAACTTGACTTTGAATGTCTGATTAAAATTAAATTTTTCATAGTGATTCGTTTAGATGATTAAATTAATCATTTTTTTCAACTTATTTATTATCATTTTGTCAATTTTAAGTGACTTTATAGATTATTTTAATCACTTTGTCGAATAAGTACTACAGTTTTATTACAAATCTAAGAATTTAAGTAATTTAGCACCATGTTAACTAGACTAATGTAGTTTGTTTGACTAAAAAATAGATTTTTAAATATACCCCCTAAAGTAATTTTAACAGCCTATCTTTTCCCCCTATCTAACCTTATACTAGACTTGCTATAATCTTAATTTTAAAATTAGTATTATGGAAAGTATATTTAAATTCAAATGTCTTTTTTTAGTGACATTTTTTTTCTTTACAAGTTATGAAATATGTAGTGCACAAGAATTTTTCAATTATAACGCTGCACTATTGGGTAAAGAAAAACAAAACAATGTTGAAAAAATTAGCACTATTTTAAATTCCAATAGTCTCAAGTTTTCGAATTCATCTGATGCTAATACCTCTTCAAAAACCTCTAGCACCTTAGATATTGGTTATTTAGATTTGTCTAAGTTATCACAATTAGATACAGCACAATTTCAGAATATTAGAAATTGTATTGTACGAATTTCCACATCCGTTGCTACTATTAATCTAAATGATTTAAATCAATTTTCGAATTTAGAAATTGTGCACCTAATCATTGAAACCAAAACAATCAATGGTAATATTCCTAGTTTAATTTCTATGAATAATAAGCAAGTTTTAATTTCTTATCAAATAAGCATTC
It encodes the following:
- the ppk1 gene encoding polyphosphate kinase 1; amino-acid sequence: MINTNNNYIDREKSWLTFNARVLQEANDESVPLLDRFRFLGIFSNNLDEFFRVRYAAIRRMSLESTETEKILGVPAEQLLKEITEIVIEHQSESLRILSEIEKKLEKENIFIISEKDISKDQENFIHDYFIQKVSPAVVTIMLNDLEEFPLLKDTSGYLAVKLVMNSKSKFSLSTKEIRYAVVEIPNTVNRFVVLPSNSEKQYIILLDDVIRYNLNNIFNIFDYESISAHMIKITRDAQLEFDSDLSKSLIEKISSSVKERRVGEPVRFVYDQAIGKDTLEYFLKGMKIDSSDSIIPGGRYHNRRDYMNFPNLGRYDLLYRENVPLPVPGLSLEGSILEKIKKKDYLLYAPYQSFSYIIKFLREAALDPKVASIKITLYRLAKNSQIVSSLINAAKNGKKVTVQIELQARFDEESNISYSEQMQTEGIELIFGVKGLKVHSKICVIERVEEGKVKRYGFISTGNFNENSAKVYTDVTLFTSNNEILKDAAKIFDFFDVNYRVHRYKHLIVSPHYTRSRFNKLIEREILNAISGKEAYIKLKMNSISDFKMTDKLYEASKAGVKIQLIIRGICCLIPGVKGLSENIEAISIVDNYLEHSRIYIFANDGNPDVFISSADFMTRNLDARVEVTCPIYDEDIKKELIETFEIGWKANVKARIHSDDLKNVYRKRGDEKTFRAQLEMYNYYQKKLDVIAEKVQ
- a CDS encoding SixA phosphatase family protein, coding for MKNLILIRHSKSSWDAPVQDIDRSISSRGVKDAHLIASKSVNIVPNSYIVWSSKSKRTTETAYIFSQYLSIPLETIHFTEDLYTFDDKKLYQIIKKCKNEHDSLILFGHNEAITNFVNKFGDLYIENVPTSGLVAMQFETNDWDNLGKGKTIATLFPSHFKND